TCGTAGGTTTCATCCGGGGCAGCAAGCGCGGCGTGCCAGTCTCCTTTTGCCAACCGCCGGGCCATTTTCTGAAGCAGCGGCAGCCGTACCCCCAGATAGTTTTCCACCCCGGGCAGCAGCTTTTGTTGAAAAACCTTGTAACCCGGGTCCGTCGCCTCGTTCAGTGCGGCCCGGATGACGCCGGTCATGGCCGGAACACCCAGCCCTCGCCCTTGGGCGAAAGCCGGGCGGAATACCAGGCGGCGCACGCGGTTTTCAGCCAACTGGCATCCTGTGCGCCGGCGGTTTCCACCGCCGAGTGCATGGCCAGCTGCGGCAGGCCCACATCTGCCATGGGCACGCTCACCTGGGCCGCCAGCAGATTGCCCAGCGTGCTGCCGCCCGGCAGGTCCGGGCGGTTATAATATTCCTGTACCGGCACGCCTGCCGCGGCGCACACCGCCCGGAACAGCGCTGCCGTGGCCGCCGTGGTGGTGTATTTCTGGCTGGCGTTGAATTTCAGCACCACACCGCCGTTTAGGCGCACCGGATGGGCTGCGTCGCCCATCTCGGCAAAATTCGGGTGGGTGGCGTGCGCGTTGTCAGCGCTGAGCAGCAGGCTTTTTGCCAGCCCCTGCCGGCGCGTTTCGCCGCTTTCCCCCAGCGCCGCACCCGCCCGGGCCAGAATGTCCGGCAAAAAGCTGCCGCAGGCGCCCTGGCGGGTCCCGCTGCCCACCTCCTCGTTATCGAACAGGCAGAACACCGTGCCCTGGCCGTGCTCCGCTTCGCCCGCCAAAAACCCTTCCAGCGCGGCCCAGGCACAGCCCAGATCGTCCAGGCGCGGGCAGAGCAGCAGCTCGCCGCCTGGCCCCGCGGCCCTGCCGGGCTGGCGGCAGTAAAGCAGAATGTCCTCTGCCAGAAGCTCCTCCGGGGTACAGCCTGCCTCGGAGGCCAGCAGCGCGTGGTAGCTTTCCGGCGCTTCGCCCGGGGCAAAAAGGGCCTGCATGTCCTTTTTTACATCGTATTTATGCCCCTCGTTTATGGCCCGGTCCATGTGAATGGCCAAGTGCGGAATTACCGCCAGATCCCCGTCCGGGGCCACAAGGCGGCTCTCGATTCCCTCGGGGGTCTTTACCATCACCCGGCC
This window of the Oscillospiraceae bacterium genome carries:
- a CDS encoding M18 family aminopeptidase codes for the protein MREIKDLFAFIEKSPTPWHAVQTTAARLEEAGYTRLEEAQPWALVPCQKYYTVRAGSSLIAWRMPLAAGAGWRMAAAHSDSPAFKVKGASVHAGCTMLDTEGYGGMIRASWLDRPLGLAGRVMVKTPEGIESRLVAPDGDLAVIPHLAIHMDRAINEGHKYDVKKDMQALFAPGEAPESYHALLASEAGCTPEELLAEDILLYCRQPGRAAGPGGELLLCPRLDDLGCAWAALEGFLAGEAEHGQGTVFCLFDNEEVGSGTRQGACGSFLPDILARAGAALGESGETRRQGLAKSLLLSADNAHATHPNFAEMGDAAHPVRLNGGVVLKFNASQKYTTTAATAALFRAVCAAAGVPVQEYYNRPDLPGGSTLGNLLAAQVSVPMADVGLPQLAMHSAVETAGAQDASWLKTACAAWYSARLSPKGEGWVFRP